DNA from Halobaculum sp. XH14:
CAGTACGATCACTACTGCTGGCTGTGATTTCTGGACCAACAAGCGCATTCCTACTGCTGACGGTGATGAAGGCCACACCCTCCCCAGCCGCTTGCGCTCCTCGCTCGCAGGCTCGCTGTCGTTCGAAAGGCGTTTCGCGCCTTTCGTGATGACGAGAGAGCTCCGCTCTCTCGAACCACGGTGCTCACCCCTCGCGCGCGTCCGGCGGGCCTCCGTGCCCGCCGGCACGCGCCGACCGCACTTGGACGGACGAGCCGCGGGAGCTTTCGAGGCGGTCGTCGCTGAGGCCGAAACGATACCGGGTGCGACGGATTTGGAGGACTTTCTTGGTGGTCGACACGCGGCCGTCTCCACGAAATCCGATTCCAACGAAAAGTTCCCGATGGCTTGAAGAACACGGGCGACGCGACACGGACGATGGCCTCCTCCGGCGACATCCGCGTGCTGCTCGTGATCGACCTCGTGCTCTCGCTCGCGTTCGGGGCGCTCGCGCTGTTCGCGCTCAGCATGGCCGACATCGCCGAGTTCACGCCGGTCAACGTCGCCCTCGCGACCGCCGTGCTCGCCGTCCTCACCTACGTCGTCGTGTTGCGGGAGTAGCCGCCGGCGCGAACGGCCGGCGAACCGCGGTCCGAACGATCCGTGGCCACGCCTCTCGGTCCGACCTGCACCACCGGAACCCGACCGATCATCCTCGACCCGCGGGCGTCGCCTGGGGTGCGGTGGCACGGCGCGCGCGAGCCAAACCCGGCCGACCTGTCTGGTCACCTGATAATACGTTCGTCAAGTTCGTTCGCAACGTTTGCCGGCCTCCCGCGGATATTACGTCCTTATACAAGGGGTATCGCGTTTTATTTCGGACGGTCATCTGGATACACACCCATGAATTTGTGAATTTCAACGTGTGGGTTTATGGTTGTCCGAATCAGCCCATCTGGCGTGATGCCCGACACGGATCACAGTAAAATCGGTGAATCGATGAACGAACGTTGCGTGCTGGTGGTGGGAGCATGACGCTCCTCCAGGCCGACCCGGCGGTCATCGCCGAGGGGGTCAACCTCATGTGGGTGCTCGTCGTCACCTTCCTCATCTTCTTCATGCACGCCGGCTTCGCGATGCTGGAGGCCGGGCAGGTGCGCTCGAAGAACGTGGCCAACCAGCTCACGAAGAACCTCCTGACGTGGAGCGTCGGGGTGACGTTCTTCTTCCTCGTCGGCGCGGGCGTCAACGCGCTCGTCGGGGGACTGACCGGCCCCGGCTCGACCGGGGTCGCCTCGGCGTTCTCCGTCCTGGCGCCCGGCGCGGCGAACGCCTGGGTCGGCTGGCTGTTCGGCGCGGTGTTCGCCATGACGGCGGCGACCATCGTCTCCGGCGCGGTCGCCGGCCGCATGAAGCTCCGCGCGTACGTCGCGTACACCGTGCTGCTCGCGGGGGTCATCTACCCGGTCGTCACCGGCCTGACGTGGGCCGGCGGCTTCCTGGGCGCGATGGGCTTTCACGACTTCGCCGGCGGCGTCATCGTCCACGCGATGGGCGGCGTCGCGGGCCTCACGGCCGCCTACATGGTCGGCCCGCGCGTCGACCGCTTCAACGACGACGGCTCGGTGAACGTCATCCCCGGCCACTCGTTGACGTTCGCAGCGCTGGGGACGCTCATCCTGGCGTTCGGCTGGTACGGTTTCAACGTCGGCACCGCGGCGACGGTGTTCTCCGTCTCCGACGGCACCCTCCAGCTCGGCGCGTTCGCCACGGTCGGCCGCGTCGCCGTCACGACGACGCTCGGCATGGCCGCCGGCGCGATCGGCGCGGCCGCGGCCACGCTGTACAAGACCGGAAAGGTCGACACGCTGTACGTCGCCAACGGCCTGCTGGCCGGGCTTGTCAGCGTGACCGCCATCACCGACGCCATCGTCTGGCCCGGCGCCGTGGCGGTCGGGCTGCTGGCCGGCATCCAGCTCCCGATCGTCTTCGCGTTCGTCGAGAAGCGTCTGAAGATCGACGACGTCTGCGCGGTGTTCCCGGTCCACGGCTCGGCCGGCGTGCTCGGCGCGCTGGCGTTCCCGTTCGTCGCCACCGAGTTCTGGGGCGGCGGCGGCGTCGGCTACCTCGTGAGCACGTTCACCACGCAGCTCGTCGGGGTCGTCGTCATCCTCGCGTGGACGGTCGTCGCCACCGGCGTCGTCTTCGGCGTCATCAAGGCGATGGGCGAGATCCGCGTCTCGCGTGAACACGAGATCGAGGGGCTCGACATCTCCGAACACGGCGTCAACACGTACCCCGAGTTCGGCAAGCCCGACACGGTCACGGACGGCGGGTTCACCGAGGAGAACGGCATCGTGCGCGCCGACGGCGGCGAGGAACCCAACGACGGCGGAATCAAGCTCGTCACGGCGTTCATCCGCCCCGACAAGCTCTCGGACGTGAAGGAGGGGCTCGCCGAGATCGGCGCGCCCTCGCTGTCGGTCACGAACGTCTCCGGCCGCGGCTCACAGCCCGCGAAGAAGGGCCAGTGGCGCGGCGAGGAGTACACCGTCGACCTCCACCAGAAGGTAAAGATCGAGTGCGTCGTCGCCGACATCCCGGCCGAGGACGTCGCGGTCGCGATCCGCGACGCCGCCCGGACGGGCGAACCCGGTGACGGCAAGGTGTTCGTCCTCCCGGTCGAGGACGCCTACCAGATCCGCACCGGCGAACAGGGGACCGTGGCCGTGTAAGGGGCTCCGGCCGCGAGCGAGCTCGCGAACCCCTTGCGTCGGACGGACTCGGACGAACACGCTACTGCACCAATCAGGCGGACCGATCCGGGCGAGCGTTCGCCCGACACGAGACTGACGAATCCCGGACCTGCGATCGCGGAACGAACCGGATGCCCCCTCCAGCGTGCGGCGCGGACGCGGTCGGGAGCGGCGAGGTACTGGGCTCATCGGGCGCGGGCGTCACCGCGACCCGCGCCCACCAACCGGCGCTGCATCCTGCCATCCGTGTCACGCCGACTCGTCGCGACCGACCGCCGCAGCCGTCCGCTGGACGGCGGCGCGTCCGACAACGACCGCCACTCCGGCGGCTCCCGCCGCCGGACCTTCCATACCACGACACCTTAGCGTTTAGTGACAAGGTTCGTGCGTGTTCGGCCTCGTCACGACGTCGCGAGCGGGTCGAAGCGATCGCCGGCCACGCCGACCCGGTAACTACTTTCCACCGGCCGCGCCAAGGCCAACCCATGAACACGCCGAGACGGTCCGGCTTCCTGGCGTCGCCGGCTGCGACTCGTCTGCTCACGCACGGTCTGCTCACACGCGGAGGTGTCCGCGCGTGAACCACGACCGCTCCCGCGACCTGTACGACCGGGCGCTGTCCGTCCTCGCGGGCGGCGTCAACTCCTCGGTTCGGGCGAGCATGCCGTACCCGTTCTTCGTCGAGAAGGGCGACGGCGCCCACGTCGTCGACGCCGACGGGAACCGCTACGTCGACTACGTCATGGGCTATGGCCCGCTGCTGTTCGGCCACGACCTCCCCGACCCCGTCACCGCGGCGATCCAGAAACACGCCAGCCAGGGGCCGATGTACGGCGCGCCGACCGAGATCGAGGTGGAACTCGCGGAGTTCGTGGCCCGCCACGTCCCGTCGGTGGAGATGCTCCGGTTCGTCAACAGCGGGACGGAGGCGACCATCTCGGCGGTCCGGCTCGCGCGTGGCTACACCGGCCGCGACAAGATCGTCGTGATGCAGGGCGGCTACCACGGCGCCCAGGAGTCGACGCTGGTCGAGACCGACGACGGCCCGTCCCACACCCACCCGTCCTCGCCCGGCATCCCCGAGTCGTTCGCCGAGCACACCATCGCCGTCCCGTTCAACGACGAGGAAGCCGTGCGGGCGGTGTTCGCCGAACACGGCGAGGAGATCGCCGCGGTCCTGACCGAACCCGTCCTCGGCAACACCGGCATCGTCCACCCCGTCGAGGGCTACCACGAGGCGCTCCGGGACCTCTGTGACGAGCACGGCTCGCTGCTCGTGTTCGACGAGGTGATCACCGGCTTCCGCGTCGGCGGCCTCCAGTGCGCCCAGGGGAAGTTCGGGATCACCCCCGACCTCACGACGTTCGGCAAGATCGTCGGCGGCGGGTTCCCCGTCGGCGCGATCGGCGGTCGCGCCGAGATAATCGAGCATTTCACGCCCGCCGGCGACGTGTTCCAGTCGGGCACCTTCTCGGGCCACCCGGTGACGATGGCGGCGGGCTACGAGACGCTCACGTTCGCCGCCGAGCACGACGTCTACGACCACGTGAACGGGCTCGCCGACCGGCTCCGCTCCGGCATCCAGGACGTCTGCGAGGACCACGCCCCCGAGTACACCGTCGTCGGCACCGACTCGATGTTCAAGACGGTGTTCACCCGCGAGGCCCCCGAGACGTTCGAGGGTCACTGCGAGGGCGGCTGTACACAGCGCGAGTCGTGCCCGCGGTACGAACTGTGTCCCAAGAACGGCGCGGACGTGAACGCGGCGGCGACTGATCGCTGGGAGCGCGTGTTCTGGCAGGAGATGAAGGAACGGGGCGTCTGGCTCACGGCGAACCAGTTCGAATCGCAGTTCGTTTCATATGCTCATACTGAGGAGGATGTCGAGCGCACGCTGGAGGCGTACAAAGAGGCGCTCTGATCTCACGGAATCTAGATCGTTGCAAGTTTCGGTCGTGCCGTCGGTCGAGTGACTACTCCAATGGTGACGACCGCGGAAGCCCCCGCGGTTCTCGGCTCGGGGGCCTCGCTGCGCGCTTCGCGCGCGGTCGCTCACTTCGTTCGCTCCCTCGCGCTGCAGTGCTTGCGTCGTCCGCCTTCCCCGAGAACCGCGGCCCCTTCCATTCCCACCCTCCGGCTGGTCGGCTGAGCGTCGCCCGATGAAGTGTCGGCATCGACTCGAACGGACACCCGCCCGTACCGCCGTGGGGTGTCGGGGTCGGATTGCTGTTGTAAGCCGACTCTACTCGCCAGAGCCAGGGTCGCCCGTCTCGGCCATCCGGCGGTCGTACTTGTCGATGGCCTCCCGGAGGGCGTCGCCCGCGTCGACGTCGAGCGCCTCACAGACCGCGAGCAGCGAGAACAGCGCGTCGCCGAGTTCGTCGGTGGACACGTCGAGCGCGTCCGGGTCCGCGCCGTAGCCCGTCGAGGTCGTCGCGTCCTTCGCGATCTCGCCGACCTCGGAGGCCAGATCGAGGATTCGGTACGCGGGCTCGCCGGTCAGGTCGTGGCGGTCGAGAAACGCCGCCACCTGCTCCTGTTCGTCCATGTCACCCCCGGCCGCGCGTTCGCACTGAAAGCTGGCGGTTTCGGGACTCGGCGGGGCTCCGCGCCGGCGCCGGCGACTCCCGCGCCCCGATTCCCGTCAACGCTTTCCCCCGGGACCGAGAGGGGGCGCGCATGAAGAACACCGACGGCACCGAGGCGGCCAAACGCGCCGCGGGCGAGTCGGCGGCCGACCTCGTCGCCGACGGCGACCTCGTCGGGCTCGGCACGGGCAGCACGGCGGCCCACGCCGTCCGCCGGCTCGGCGAGCGCGTCGACTCGGGCCTCGACGCCCGGGGCGTCGCCACCTCCTACCAGTCGCGCGAACTGGCCCGCGAGGCCGGCGTCCCGCTGGAATCGCTCGCGGACGTCGCCCGGGTCGACGTCGCCATCGACGGCGCGGACCAGGTCGCGGACGGCGACCTCGTGAAGGGCGGCGGGGCGGCACACGCCCGCGAGAAGGTGGTGGACGCGGCGGCCGACCGCTTCGTCGTCGTCGCCGACGACTCCAAGCTGGCGGACGCGCTCTCGCACCCGGTCCCCGTCGAGGTGCTGCCCGACGCCCGTGCGACCGTCCGGGACGCGCTCCGGGGGGCGGGCGGGGAGCCGACGCTCCGTGCCGCCGAACGCAAGGACGGCCCCGTCGTCAGCGACAACGGCAACCTCGTGTTCGACTGCGACTTCGGGACCGTATCGGACCCGGACGGGCTGGCCGTCCGGCTCTCGGCGATGCCGGGCGTGCTGGAGCACGGCCTGTTCGTCGGGCTCGCGGACGAACTGCACGTGGGGGCGGCCGACGGGAGCGTCTCGACGCGGTCGCTGCGCTGAGTCGTCGCCGCGGGACCGGTGTGGTGGGGCCGTCGCTACGCGGTCGGTACGTCGTCGCCGCGCGGTAAGCACGTCGTCGCCGCTACGCGGTCGGCGCGATAAAGAAGTGGAGGTGGATCGCCTGAGTTACAGGTCGCGCGGCTGAACCGTCTTCCGGTCGTTCTCCTCCGCGCGGCGGGCGGCGTCTTCGAGCAGCTCGGACACTTCCCCGTCGAGCGCGTCGTAGAAATCCGACGCGACGTTCTTGTCGTTCAGGTACTCCTTGACGGCTGCCTTGACGATGAGGTCTGCCATGCAGCCGACTTTTTTCCGTCCCTCCTTATAAGATTTCCCAAGTGGGGGCGAAGCCAACGCCTCTCGCGGCCGTTCACGGGGGATTCGTTCCGAGCGCCCCACAAATCCCGCGGAAAATCCTCGCGGACCCAGCCGTCGGTCGCGCGCCCGCACCGACGGGTTCGAGTCGGTCGGGAACGGACACCCGGGCATGAGAGAGACGCTCGACGCGCTCGCGGCCGGGGACCTCACGCCCGCCGAGGCCGAGGCCCGGCTCCGGGGCTACGCCACCGCCGACCTCTCGGCAGCCGCCGACCCGGCAGATTCCACCGACGCCGCCGACGGCTCCCGGGCCAGCACCGCTGACGGATCCACGACCGCCGGCGGGGGCGGAGCATCCGGGAGCGCCGCGACGAGAACCGCGCTGTTCGACGCCAGCAGGGAGCGCCGCCGCGGCCTCCCGGAGGGCATCCTGGCCGAGGGGAAGACGCCCGCCGAGACCGCCGCGCTGGCGGAGACGGCCCTGGAGACGACCGGCCGCGCGCTGGTCACCCGGGCGGACGACCGGACGGCCGACCGGGTCCGCACGTCGCTCGCGGCGGTCGCCCCCGACGCGACCGTCGAGCGCGACGCCCGGGCGCGGACGGTCGTCGCCACCGTCCCCGACTTCGAGCGCCCCGAGATCGACGCGACCGTCGCGGTCGTCACCGGCGGGACGGCCGACGCCGCCGCGGCGGGCGAGGCCGCGGTCGTCGCCCGCGAGGCCGGCCCGGACGTGAAACTGATCGAGGACGTCGGCGTCGCAAACCTCGACCGCATGCTCGACGCAGTCGGGGAGTTCCGGGACGCGGACAGCCTCGTCGTCGCGGCCGGGCGGGAGGGCGCGCTCCCGACCGTCGTCGCCGGACTGGTGGACGTGCCGGTCGTCGGGCTGCCGGTCTCGTCGGGCTACGGCGCCGGCGGCGACGGGCGGGCGGCGCTGCTCGGCCTCCTGCAGTCCTGTACGGTGCTCTCGACGGTCAACGTCGACGCCGGGTTCGTCGCCGGGGCGCAGGCGGCCCTCGTCGCGAGATCCGTGGCACGTGCCCGCACGGGCGGCTGATTTCGAACGTTTGAACGGGGCAACGAAGTCGATCTTGCCACGAATCGTGAAAGGGTATATCAGTCGTGGCGGCGTATCCGCCCCCACCGGCAGTGGTGGATGCCGGTCGACCATGCCACGCTGCGACAACTGCGGGTCGCACGTCTCGGACCGCTTTGTCCGCGTGTTCAGCGACGAGCACGGGCGACTCAACGCCTGTCCGTCGTGTTCCGCGAACGCGGGGATCGCCGAAGTGGCGCGAGAACGGACCCGCGTCGACGACTGAATCGCTCGGAACCCGTCCACAACGCGCCCGGTTCGCGGTGCGCTGGGGGTTCCCGGTTGCAGTACGGGCCGCACGGTGCCCGCGCCGATCCGGCCGGTGACCGGACCGACCGCGTGCCGGCCGACTTATGCTCCGGGCACCCGACTCGCCGCCGTGACCGACCACTTCGTCTACCTCCTCGAGTGTGCCGACGGCAGCTTCTACACCGGCTACACGACCGACGTGGAGCGGCGCGTCGCGGAACACGACGCCGGCGAGGGCGCGAAGTACACCCGCGGTCGCACCCCGGTCGAACTGGTCCACGTGGAGGCGTTCGACTCGAAGTCGGCCGCGATGGCCCGCGAGTACGACGTCAAACAGCTCTCCCGGCGGCGGAAGGAGCGACTCGTCGGGGAGGACTGACGCAGGGGCAGCGAGGGGGGGACCGGGTGGGAAGCGACCGCGGTTACGGCACGTCCAGGAACTCGTCCTTGTGGCCGGCGTAGTGGGCGACCCGCCGGCCGAGCTTCAGCGTGCGCTCGCGGAGCGCGTCGTCGACGAACTCGTAGCGGGACTCGGCACCGATGCCCTCGCCCGGGCCGTCGCGCTTCTCGAAGCGGTCGCGGGCGTTCCGGAGGCCGACCTGGAGCGGCACGGTCCAGCCGTGGACGCCCCTGACCGTCGCCCGCATGTGTGCCAGCGTCGACTCGTAGGAGCCGCCCCCGGCCGCGGCGAACAGCCCGACGACGGTGTCCTCGTACTCGTCGAACGAGCACCAGTCGTGGAAGCTGCGGAACGCCGAGGAGTACGAGCCGTGGTACACCGGCGAGCCGAGGAGGACGCCGTCGGCGGCCCGCATCCGTTCGAGCAGGTCCGCGACGTCGCCGGCCTCGGCGACGTCTCGGTCGGGGTCGTACAGCGGCGCGTCGACCGCCGGGTCGCCCAGGTCGATGTAGTCGGTCTCCGCGCCGTACTCGGCGGCCGAATCGAGCGCGTAGTGGAGCGCGGCGCGGGTGTAGCTCCCGTCGCGGCGCGAGCCACAGACCGCGACCACACGAGGTGCCTCTGCCATTGCTTCCACTCCGAGGGCGGAGGCGAAAAGCGACACGATAGCATCGCCGGCCCCCCGGCGGCGGCATCGACCCGCACGCCGCCGCGACACCGGCTTTTTCTCCTCGGCCGGCGATTTTGCGGTATGGACACCGACGCCATCGCCTTCGGGACGGACGGCTGGCGGGCGACGCTCGACACGTTCACCGACGAGCGCGTCCGCGCGGTCGGACAGGCGGTCGCCGACTACCTGGACGAGGCCGGCGAGTCCGGCCCGGTCCTCGTCGGCTACGACGCCCGCCCGACGAGCGAGGGGTTCGCCGACTCGCTCGCCGCGGTGCTCTCGGGCAACGGCTTCGACGTGCTGCTCCCCGAGCGGGACTGCCCGACGCCGCTGGTCGCCCACGCCATCGTCGAGCGCGGCGCGGCGGGCGCGATGATGCTCACCGCCTCGCACAACCCGCCGGAGTACAACGGCGTGAAGTTCGTCCCGAGCGACGGCGCGCCGGCGCTCCCCGAGGTGACCGAGCGAATCGAGGCGAACCTCCGCGAACCCGACCCGGCGGCGTCCGCCGACGAACGTGGGGAGATCGAGCGCGTCGACCTCGTGAGTCCCCACGCCGAGCACGCCCGTGACCTCGTCGACGCCGACCTCTCCGGGCTGACGGTCGCCTACGACGCGATGCACGGCAGCGGGCGCGGCGTCACCGACGCCCTCCTCGAATCTGCCGGGGCCGACGTGATCCGCCTCCGCTGCGAGCGGGACGCCGAGTTCGGCGGGTCGCCGCCGGAACCGAGCGCCGACAACCTCGCGGCGCTCGTCGAGGCGGTCGAACGCGGCGACGCCGACCTGGGCATCGCCAACGACGGCGACGCCGACCGTCTCGCGGTCGTCACCCCCCAGGGCGGCTTCCTCGACGAGAACCTGTTCTTCGCGGCGACGTACGACGGCATGCTGGACGAGCAGTCCGGCCCCGCCGTCCGCACCGTCTCGACGACGTTCCTCATCGACCGCGTCGCGGAGGCGCACGGCGAGGACGTCTTCGAGACGGCGGTCGGGTTCAAGTGGGTCGCGCGGGCCATCGCCGAGCACGACGCCCTCATCGGCGGCGAGGAGTCGGGCGGGTTCACCGTCCGCGGGCACGTCCGTGAGAAGGACGGCGTGCTGATGGCGCTGTTCGCGGCCGCACTGGAGGCCGACGAGCCGTACGACGAGCGCGTCGACCGCCTCGAGGGCGAACACGGTCGCATCGTCGCGGACAAGACCAGCGTCGACTGCCCGGACGACGAGAAGGCGCGGGTCATCGACGAACTCGCCGAGCACATTCCCGACGAGGTGGCCGGGCAGGCGGTCGCCGACGTGGTGACCGTCGACGGCTTCAAGCTGCTGCTGGCGGACGGCTCCTGGATGCTCGTCCGGCCGAGCGGGACGGAGCCGAAGATGCGCATCTACGCCGAGTCGAGTTCCGCGGAGCGCTCGCGGGCGATTCTTGCGGACGGGCGGGAGCTAGTCGCGCCGCTCGTGTAGGGCGCCGCGCAGTCTGTGCTCCTCCGACGCATTCTCCTCGTCGCTCTCGACCTCGAACCCCAGCGACTCGTAGAACGGCGCGATGTCCGCGCGGAAGTCGGCCGTGAGCGTCCCGTCCGCGCGCTCGGCCGCGGTTCGGACGAGGTCGCCGCCGATCCCTCCCCCGCGGCGACGACGCCGGACGGCGACGGCTTCGACGTGGCTCCCGTCGAGCACGAGCGCGCCGGTGACGGTGCCGTCGTCGACCGAGACGAGCACCTCGCCCGCACGGAGTCGGTGCTCGAGGTCGTCGGGGACGTCTAGCAGCGCGCCGTTCAGGACTCGCCGAACGTCGAGCGCGTCGTCCGGGGTCGCGTCTCGAACCGCCGTCCTGCTGGCGTCGGTCCCGCCATCGGAATCTGTCATCCGCCCTTGATGAGTCGGAGCACCTTCACCCGACTCGCGTCGACCGCGCGGTCGTCGGGGACCGGCGAGCCGTCGACCAGCGCCGTCACCTCGTGCGGGGAGTAGCCCACGGCCCGGCAGAGGTCGGCGTACGTCGCGTCGGCGTCGACGGAGACGTCCTCGGTCCCCTCGCCGACGACCTCGACGGTCACGTCCATATCCGGTTTCGGCGGGCTGCGGGTTTCAGCGTTTGCTCTCGGTTCCGTTTGATGGGGTCTCGAACTACCTCGCTGCTGTCGCCCTCGGTGCAGGATCAATCGTCGCTTCGACCGCCTCGAAAGCCCCCGCGGCTCTCGGCTCGGTGCGGCCGCTGCGCTCCTCGGCTCGCTCGCCTGCGATGCTCGTCCCTCGCACGAGCGGCCGCGCTGGCGCGCGGCCGCCGCGCGCCACGAGGATCAGATGAGTTTGCGACCCGGAAGCTCACCGGTAATCGACGGCAGCGGAAACCGTGAATTCACCGCGACCGGACCCGCGGTGCGGTCCCCGTACCCAGGAGCGCGAGCGACAGGATTCCGACGGAGCCGAGCACGTGCAGTAACCCGAGCGCGGCGGCCGCGATCGCGACGAGAAGCGTGGCGGACGCCGTCGAAACCCGGTTCGTGGAAAACCGCCCGGCGACGGCGCGGCCGACGGCCAGCGTTCCGACCGCCAGCGAGAGCAGCACGCCCGCGAGCAGCAGCGGGACGAGCAGGCCGAGCAGCGGCAGGCCGACGACCGTGGCGGCGACGAGGACGACGCCGAGCATCGAGGCGAGCGCGACGCCGACGCCGCGGCCGAGCGTCCGTGCCGGCGCGTCGGCGACCCCTGCGGCCAGCGTCTCGGTCCGCGGGTCCACGCGGGCGAGCGCCACCCCGAGCAGGCCGCCCAGAAGCGGGAGCAGCACGGGCAGCCAGCCGGCCAGCCGGATCGCGACCCCGGCCGGGCCGAGCAATGCGTCGGTCGGCCGGCGCTCGCCGGCCACAGTGCCGCCGCGGTCCCGGAGCCGTGCGTCGTACTCGAAGTCGCCGCCCACGGTCGCGCCCTCGGCCAGCACGGCCGTCGCGCCGAGCACCGTCGCGTCGCCCGTCTCGCCCGCGATGGTGACCGTCTCGCCGCCGGCGTTGACGTCGCCGACGCTCCCGGTCCCGGCGACCTCGACGGTGCCGCCGTAGGCGGTGACCGGGCCGCGGACCTCACCTGCGAGGAGCACGCGCCCGCCGAACGCCTGCGCGTCGCCGGTCACGACCGCGCCCTCGGTCAGCACGACGACCCCGCCGTACGCCCGGAGGTCGCCCTCGACCGTGCCGGCGACGACGACGCGGCCGCCGCTCGCGGTCACGTCGCCCGCGACCGTCTCGTTCGGGGCGACCGCGACGGTGGTGAACGGCCCGGACGGGACGCCGGTGGCGTTAGCGTTCTCGGTCGATGACTGGGTGCCCGCGGCCGTAGCGGGTGTGGCGACGGCGGCGATGCCCCCGCCGACCGCGCCGCCCAGAAGGACGAGACAGCACGCCCCGACGAGCGCGACGCGGGTCGTGCGGGGGGCACTGGTCGACACGCGAGCGGGTTTCCGGGGCGCGGGTATAGGTTTCGTGGTCCCGCCGTCGGATCAACGGCCGTCCCGCAGTCGGGCGAACGCGTACCAGCAGAGCCCGGCGGTGCCGACGACGAAGCCGCCCCACAGCAGGAGGCCGCTGTCGAACAGGTCCGGCACGAGGTGGGTGACCCCGCCGACGAGCGAGCAGAGGACGCCGAACAGGAGGAGCACGAGGGCGTCGAACTGGACCCGGGTGACGGAGGGCGTCGCCATGCGGGACGCGACGGGCGGGGTCGTGAAAACGCGTTCGGGACGTGACCGTCTCGGGGTGTTTATGCCGACGGCCGACCCACCACCGTCCATGAGCGAGGCCGACGCCGCGGACGGGGGGGCCACGACCGGCCGGGAGGTCTGGATCGAGAAGTACCGGCCACAGACGCTCGCGGACGTCCACGGGCACGAGGACATCGTCTCGCGCCTGCGGAGCTACATCGACCGGAACGACCTGCCGCACCTCCTGTTCGCGGGGCCGGCCGGCGTCGGGAAGACGACCTGTGCGGTCGCCATCGCGAAGGAGATCTACGAAGACGACTGGCAGACGAACTTCCTCGAACTGAACG
Protein-coding regions in this window:
- the samp2 gene encoding ubiquitin-like small modifier protein SAMP2, with the protein product MDVTVEVVGEGTEDVSVDADATYADLCRAVGYSPHEVTALVDGSPVPDDRAVDASRVKVLRLIKGG
- a CDS encoding GNAT family N-acetyltransferase; its protein translation is MTDSDGGTDASRTAVRDATPDDALDVRRVLNGALLDVPDDLEHRLRAGEVLVSVDDGTVTGALVLDGSHVEAVAVRRRRRGGGIGGDLVRTAAERADGTLTADFRADIAPFYESLGFEVESDEENASEEHRLRGALHERRD
- a CDS encoding bactofilin family protein, with protein sequence MSTSAPRTTRVALVGACCLVLLGGAVGGGIAAVATPATAAGTQSSTENANATGVPSGPFTTVAVAPNETVAGDVTASGGRVVVAGTVEGDLRAYGGVVVLTEGAVVTGDAQAFGGRVLLAGEVRGPVTAYGGTVEVAGTGSVGDVNAGGETVTIAGETGDATVLGATAVLAEGATVGGDFEYDARLRDRGGTVAGERRPTDALLGPAGVAIRLAGWLPVLLPLLGGLLGVALARVDPRTETLAAGVADAPARTLGRGVGVALASMLGVVLVAATVVGLPLLGLLVPLLLAGVLLSLAVGTLAVGRAVAGRFSTNRVSTASATLLVAIAAAALGLLHVLGSVGILSLALLGTGTAPRVRSR